Proteins from a genomic interval of Microbacterium esteraromaticum:
- a CDS encoding tyrosine-type recombinase/integrase: protein MDDDALLDYWAAFQTASGSTAKSIKERTISLRAMLKRTGQTLLTVTRHDLIRDLGRPGLAASTRATYKSLMYGFFSWMQDEEFRLDNPAVKLPKVRVPRQEPDPVTTEDIEYLLHSGIYRRTRMWVLLYAYQGMRAAEIAAVSGGSVDWARRRILSAEAKNGVEVWRPIHPTVWSELEKWRTAGWLFPSPTREGQHVTPNNVSNVLSKAFKRAGIAHRPHQLRAWYATELIDAGAPTIVVAAAMRHADTQSVEKYVRVKDTAIEAAMLTLPAVRVPERSGRKVA, encoded by the coding sequence TTGGACGACGACGCGCTACTCGACTACTGGGCCGCCTTCCAAACCGCATCCGGCTCCACAGCGAAGAGCATCAAGGAACGCACTATCAGCCTCCGCGCAATGCTCAAGCGCACCGGGCAGACGCTGCTCACCGTCACCCGACACGACCTCATCCGCGACCTCGGCCGCCCCGGACTCGCCGCATCCACCCGCGCCACCTACAAGTCGCTCATGTACGGGTTCTTCTCCTGGATGCAGGACGAAGAGTTCCGCCTCGACAACCCCGCCGTGAAGCTCCCCAAGGTGCGTGTCCCCCGCCAAGAGCCAGACCCGGTCACCACCGAAGACATCGAGTACCTGCTGCACTCAGGCATCTACCGGCGCACCCGCATGTGGGTACTGCTGTACGCCTACCAGGGGATGCGCGCCGCCGAGATCGCAGCCGTATCCGGTGGCTCCGTCGACTGGGCCAGGCGGCGCATCCTGTCCGCTGAAGCAAAGAACGGCGTCGAGGTGTGGCGCCCCATCCACCCGACCGTGTGGAGCGAACTCGAGAAATGGCGCACCGCCGGTTGGTTGTTCCCCTCCCCCACACGCGAGGGCCAACACGTCACACCGAACAACGTCTCCAACGTGCTCTCGAAGGCATTCAAGCGCGCCGGCATCGCCCACCGGCCCCACCAGCTGCGCGCCTGGTACGCCACCGAACTCATCGACGCCGGCGCCCCGACGATCGTCGTCGCCGCAGCGATGCGCCACGCCGATACCCAGTCCGTCGAGAAGTACGTACGCGTGAAAGACACCGCGATCGAGGCTGCGATGCTCACCCTCCCGGCCGTGCGCGTTCCAGAGAGGTCCGGGCGGAAGGTAGCCTAG
- a CDS encoding TIGR01777 family oxidoreductase, which produces MSAHVVVAGGSGLIGTALTDALVARGDRVTRLVRRPPAHPGEVQWQPEDGVLDPRALEGASAVVALNGASVGRMPWTAPYRRKLLSSRLAPTTTLVAALHDLGRGAPTLVSASAVGYYGSAPGRMLTESSPAGDTFLARVCIEWEGAARQAEDVTRVALARTAPVIHRRGVLRPLIALTSLGVGGPLGGGDQVWPWISLDDEVRALLHIIDRDLDGPVNLTGPASATANDVGRALARELHRPFWLPVPAWALRSVLSAPAADSLLLADADVRPTALLDSGFRFVHDTADAAVAAAVAAR; this is translated from the coding sequence ATGAGCGCACACGTCGTCGTCGCGGGCGGTTCCGGGCTCATCGGAACCGCGCTCACGGACGCCCTCGTCGCGCGAGGGGATCGCGTGACCCGGCTGGTGCGCCGTCCCCCGGCGCACCCGGGAGAGGTCCAGTGGCAACCGGAGGACGGCGTGCTGGATCCGCGCGCCTTGGAGGGCGCATCCGCAGTGGTGGCGTTGAACGGCGCCAGTGTGGGACGAATGCCCTGGACAGCCCCCTACCGACGGAAGCTGCTTTCGTCGAGGCTCGCTCCGACGACGACTCTGGTGGCGGCCCTGCACGACCTCGGCAGGGGTGCGCCGACGCTTGTGTCAGCATCCGCGGTCGGGTACTACGGCTCTGCGCCCGGTCGGATGCTGACGGAGTCCTCCCCCGCCGGTGACACGTTCCTGGCACGCGTGTGCATCGAGTGGGAGGGTGCCGCTCGGCAGGCGGAGGACGTCACACGGGTGGCGCTCGCGCGCACTGCACCGGTGATCCACCGCAGGGGTGTGCTGCGTCCGTTGATCGCGCTCACCTCCCTCGGCGTCGGTGGCCCCTTGGGAGGCGGTGACCAGGTCTGGCCCTGGATCTCGCTCGACGATGAGGTGCGCGCACTCCTGCACATCATCGATCGGGACCTCGACGGCCCGGTCAATCTCACAGGGCCGGCGTCCGCGACGGCGAATGACGTCGGCCGCGCGCTCGCACGCGAACTTCACCGGCCATTCTGGTTGCCTGTGCCGGCGTGGGCGCTCCGGAGCGTGCTCAGCGCACCGGCGGCCGACTCGCTGCTGCTCGCCGATGCGGATGTGCGGCCGACGGCGCTTCTCGACAGCGGCTTCCGCTTCGTGCATGACACCGCAGACGCCGCAGTGGCAGCCGCCGTCGCGGCACGGTGA
- a CDS encoding MMPL family transporter has translation MTHTTRSERRAAADRPAVPKWLRILLPAALILTWLTVAGIGGPYFGKVDEVSSNDQTSYLPESADATRVQEMLGDFDDSEAIPALVVFVADEQLSEEQLSSLADVMTKVATIEGIGANVSPLIPSEDGLAAQAFVPILSSAEVGDTVAELSAELATTAPEGIETFVTGPAGFSADLVSAFAGIDGLLLGVALLAVLVILLLVYRSFLLPIAVLSTSLFALCAALLTVWWLAKWDILLLSGQTQGILFILVIGAATDYSLLLVARYREALRVENDKWVATMSAIKGSFEPILASGGTVIAGLLCLLLSDLKSNSALGPVASIGIIFAMLSALTLLPAMLFAFGRAAFWPRRPRFEPDVVAAEDGMPDRGLWTKLAHLVQRRPRIIWVATTLVLLIGALGVTQLKADGVAQSELVLGQSEARDGQQALGEHFPGGSGSPALIIVDESEMDDAVTVLLADDGIDGVAVTTEDSPSGSAPVTAEGITPVGPPGTPEPSPTTVDGQVLLRATLTDAADSAAAGQTVTDLRAEFVDAAPSALVGGVTATAVDTNTASIHDRNLIIPLVLAVITLILMVLLRSVLAPVLLIITTVISFGTAMGVSALVFNGLFQFPGADPAVPLFGFIFLVALGIDYNIFLMTRVREESLQHGTRKGVLRGLAITGGVITSAGLVLAATFTALAVIPILFLVQLAFIVAFGVLLDTFVVRTLLVPALSYDLGRVIWWPSKLSKHAQPESHEPEAP, from the coding sequence ATGACTCACACCACCCGTAGCGAACGACGCGCGGCCGCCGATCGGCCCGCCGTTCCGAAATGGTTGCGGATCCTTCTGCCCGCCGCACTCATCCTGACGTGGCTGACCGTCGCGGGCATCGGCGGCCCCTACTTCGGCAAGGTCGACGAGGTCTCATCAAACGACCAGACGAGCTACCTGCCCGAGTCAGCCGACGCGACCCGTGTGCAGGAGATGCTGGGTGATTTCGACGACTCCGAGGCGATACCGGCTCTCGTCGTCTTCGTCGCGGACGAGCAGCTGAGCGAGGAGCAACTCTCGTCGCTGGCGGACGTCATGACGAAGGTCGCGACGATCGAGGGGATCGGTGCGAACGTGTCGCCGCTCATCCCCTCTGAGGACGGCCTCGCCGCGCAGGCATTCGTGCCCATCCTCAGCAGCGCCGAGGTCGGCGACACCGTCGCAGAGCTGAGCGCAGAGCTCGCCACCACAGCACCCGAAGGCATCGAGACTTTCGTGACTGGGCCGGCGGGGTTCAGCGCCGACCTGGTCTCGGCGTTCGCGGGGATCGATGGGCTGCTACTCGGCGTGGCTCTGCTGGCAGTGCTTGTCATCCTGCTGCTCGTGTATCGATCGTTCCTGCTGCCGATTGCGGTCCTGTCGACCAGTCTGTTCGCCCTGTGCGCCGCGCTCCTCACGGTGTGGTGGCTGGCGAAGTGGGACATCCTGCTGCTCAGCGGCCAGACGCAGGGCATCCTCTTCATCCTCGTGATCGGCGCCGCGACCGACTACTCGTTGCTGCTCGTCGCCCGATACCGCGAGGCGCTCCGGGTCGAGAACGACAAGTGGGTCGCGACCATGTCGGCGATCAAGGGTTCGTTCGAGCCGATCCTCGCGTCGGGTGGAACGGTCATCGCCGGCCTGCTGTGCCTGCTGCTCAGCGACCTGAAGTCGAACAGCGCACTCGGCCCGGTGGCATCGATCGGGATCATCTTCGCGATGCTCTCGGCGTTGACACTCCTACCGGCGATGCTCTTCGCGTTCGGACGCGCGGCCTTCTGGCCGCGACGTCCGCGGTTCGAGCCGGATGTTGTCGCCGCGGAAGACGGGATGCCCGATCGCGGCCTCTGGACCAAGCTCGCGCACCTCGTGCAGCGGCGACCGCGCATCATCTGGGTTGCCACCACGCTCGTCCTGCTGATCGGAGCGCTGGGCGTGACCCAGCTGAAGGCGGATGGCGTCGCCCAATCCGAACTGGTGCTCGGGCAGTCCGAAGCGCGAGATGGTCAGCAGGCACTGGGCGAGCACTTCCCGGGTGGTTCTGGAAGCCCTGCGTTGATCATCGTGGACGAGAGCGAGATGGACGACGCGGTCACCGTGTTGCTCGCCGATGACGGGATCGATGGCGTCGCGGTCACCACCGAGGACAGCCCGAGCGGATCCGCGCCAGTGACAGCGGAGGGCATCACCCCGGTGGGCCCACCCGGAACCCCCGAACCGAGTCCCACCACGGTCGACGGTCAGGTTCTTCTTCGTGCGACGCTGACGGATGCCGCAGACTCGGCAGCCGCGGGGCAGACCGTCACCGACCTGCGGGCGGAGTTCGTCGATGCGGCGCCGAGCGCCCTGGTGGGCGGTGTCACCGCGACAGCCGTCGACACCAACACCGCCTCGATCCATGACCGCAATCTCATCATCCCGCTCGTCCTTGCCGTCATCACGCTGATTCTGATGGTGCTGCTGCGTTCGGTGCTCGCGCCCGTGCTGCTGATCATCACGACGGTGATCTCGTTCGGCACCGCGATGGGCGTTTCTGCTCTGGTGTTCAACGGTCTGTTCCAGTTCCCCGGCGCTGACCCGGCCGTGCCGCTGTTCGGGTTCATCTTCCTGGTGGCTCTCGGTATCGACTACAACATCTTCTTGATGACCCGCGTGCGCGAGGAGTCGCTCCAGCACGGCACGCGCAAGGGAGTGCTGCGCGGGCTCGCGATCACCGGCGGGGTGATCACCTCGGCCGGCCTCGTGCTCGCTGCAACCTTCACGGCGCTCGCGGTCATCCCGATCCTGTTCCTGGTGCAGCTGGCGTTCATCGTCGCCTTCGGTGTTCTGTTGGACACGTTCGTCGTGCGCACCCTGCTCGTACCGGCCCTGTCGTACGACCTCGGCCGGGTGATCTGGTGGCCGTCCAAGCTCTCGAAGCACGCGCAGCCTGAGAGCCACGAGCCGGAGGCGCCATGA
- a CDS encoding prenyltransferase, with protein MTYPLIATLGLAIAACGAIALLAVAFRRAPRVPRSRVLIALLLTTVLMLALTALFDNLMISAGLFHYAPSHLLGVSIGVAPVEDFAYPLAGALLLPAAWVALQKGGSARREDFRQLVVASRPISWINTAFPFAAAYVLTTREIDAVLLIGFLYFLVPYNFAMYGINDVFDYASDVANPRKGGVEGALLPRRLHTPTLWIAALTNIPFLVLLALAGGPAVWGALAVSAFAVVAYSAPGLRFKERPFLDSLTSSTHFVSPAVVGLLLAGADLTGGILLLLSAFFLWGMAAHAFGAVQDIVPDRAAGIHSIATVIGAKATVRVALALWTAAGLLMLAVPWPGPLAAIIAVPYLLNCAPFWSLTDERSTESNRAWRRFIALNYFSGFLVTLLLILEWNSA; from the coding sequence GTGACGTATCCATTGATCGCCACTCTCGGACTTGCGATCGCCGCCTGTGGGGCGATCGCCCTTCTCGCCGTCGCGTTCCGCCGCGCACCGCGTGTTCCCCGCTCACGCGTGCTCATCGCCCTGCTGCTCACAACCGTGCTCATGCTGGCTCTGACGGCGCTGTTCGACAACCTCATGATCTCGGCCGGCCTGTTCCACTACGCACCGTCACACCTGCTGGGCGTGTCGATCGGTGTCGCGCCCGTCGAGGACTTCGCCTACCCGCTGGCAGGGGCGCTGCTGTTGCCGGCCGCCTGGGTAGCGCTGCAGAAGGGCGGCTCGGCGCGCCGTGAGGACTTCCGGCAACTGGTCGTTGCCTCTCGTCCGATCAGCTGGATCAACACGGCGTTCCCTTTCGCGGCGGCGTACGTGCTGACCACACGCGAGATCGACGCTGTCCTCCTGATCGGTTTCCTGTACTTCCTGGTGCCCTACAACTTCGCGATGTACGGCATCAATGACGTCTTCGACTACGCGTCGGACGTCGCCAACCCGCGCAAGGGCGGTGTGGAAGGGGCTTTGCTGCCCAGGAGGCTCCATACGCCGACGCTGTGGATCGCCGCCCTCACAAACATCCCCTTCCTCGTGTTGCTCGCGCTCGCGGGTGGCCCCGCGGTATGGGGAGCGCTCGCCGTGAGCGCCTTCGCCGTCGTCGCGTACTCCGCGCCGGGACTTCGGTTCAAGGAACGCCCCTTCCTGGACTCACTCACCTCGAGCACGCACTTCGTCAGCCCCGCGGTGGTCGGTCTGCTTCTGGCCGGCGCAGATCTCACGGGGGGCATCCTGCTGCTGCTGTCGGCCTTCTTCCTCTGGGGTATGGCAGCGCACGCCTTCGGCGCGGTGCAGGACATCGTGCCGGATCGTGCTGCGGGCATCCACTCGATCGCCACGGTGATCGGCGCGAAGGCGACCGTGCGTGTGGCACTCGCGCTGTGGACGGCTGCCGGCCTGCTCATGCTCGCCGTGCCATGGCCCGGTCCGCTCGCCGCCATCATCGCCGTGCCCTACCTGCTCAACTGCGCGCCGTTCTGGTCGCTCACCGACGAACGCTCCACAGAGTCCAACCGGGCCTGGCGTCGGTTCATCGCACTCAACTACTTCTCTGGTTTTCTCGTCACCCTCCTCCTGATCCTGGAATGGAACAGCGCATGA
- a CDS encoding lycopene cyclase domain-containing protein, which translates to MLYLAALLLVIGCMLLIDYRFRLFFWHGPAIALLITVIGTALFLLWDVAGIAAGVFLRGESPIATGIVLAPELPLEEPFFLIFLVLCTMVVFTGTLRILGWMQQTRTRTADRS; encoded by the coding sequence ATGCTGTACCTCGCAGCACTGCTGCTCGTGATCGGATGCATGCTTCTCATCGACTACCGTTTTCGGCTGTTCTTCTGGCACGGCCCCGCAATCGCTCTGCTGATCACCGTCATCGGAACCGCGCTGTTCCTGCTGTGGGATGTCGCCGGCATCGCTGCGGGCGTCTTCCTTCGCGGCGAGAGCCCGATCGCCACCGGGATCGTGCTCGCCCCCGAGCTGCCGCTTGAGGAACCGTTCTTCCTGATCTTCCTCGTGCTGTGCACGATGGTCGTCTTCACCGGCACCCTGCGGATCCTCGGCTGGATGCAGCAGACGCGCACACGGACGGCGGACCGGTCGTGA
- the crtI gene encoding phytoene desaturase family protein, which yields MTRTVIIGAGVAGLATAALLAQEGHDVVVLEKNSRVGGRAGTLERDGFRFDTGPSWYLMPRVFEHFFGMLGTSAKEQLDLRFLDPAYRVFSEPDEHGRQREPLTVPLGADRVLQTFEATEPGSSAALRAHLASATRTTDLAERYFLYNPFTRLRSLLAGEVIRGLPTLTRLLASSLESYVGKRFDDPVLRQVLGYPAVFLGTDPSAAPAMYHLMSALDLDEGVQYPMGGFWHLVETLETLARSGGAQIVTDASVERIETAPRRGRGRRRHTVTGVTWRDAHGAEHLEKADIVVSGADLHHTETQLLPPRQRTFPQRWWDKRTSGPGAVIALLGVRGELPALPHHSLLFTTDWTANFDAIFGVDARVPDPASIYVCRPSATDPGVAPAGHENLFVLIPVPADESIGRGSFHGSPSTAVENAVDAAIDQIASWADVPDLRERIVVRESIGPADFAADYHSWHAGMLGPAHILRQSAMFRAQNASRKVEGLYYAGSTTAPGVGVPMCLISAELVLKRIRGDHSAGPLPTRLSSAARSADARVAGAER from the coding sequence ATGACCCGCACGGTGATCATCGGCGCCGGTGTCGCAGGGCTTGCGACGGCGGCACTGCTTGCCCAGGAGGGCCACGACGTCGTCGTGCTCGAGAAGAACTCGCGCGTCGGCGGCCGCGCCGGGACCCTCGAGCGTGACGGGTTCCGCTTCGATACCGGACCGTCCTGGTATCTGATGCCGCGTGTTTTCGAGCACTTCTTCGGCATGCTGGGCACGTCCGCCAAGGAGCAGCTCGACTTGCGCTTCCTCGACCCCGCGTACCGGGTCTTCAGCGAGCCGGATGAGCACGGCCGACAGCGGGAACCGCTCACGGTTCCGCTCGGCGCCGACCGAGTACTGCAGACGTTTGAGGCCACAGAGCCGGGAAGCTCTGCAGCGCTGCGTGCGCATCTGGCATCCGCGACCCGTACGACCGACCTCGCAGAACGCTACTTCCTCTACAACCCGTTCACGCGGCTGCGGAGTCTGCTCGCCGGCGAGGTGATCCGCGGACTGCCGACGCTGACACGGTTGCTCGCCTCTTCCCTGGAGTCGTACGTCGGGAAGCGTTTCGACGATCCGGTGCTGAGGCAAGTGCTCGGATACCCGGCGGTCTTCCTCGGAACCGATCCATCCGCCGCACCGGCCATGTACCACCTGATGAGCGCGCTCGATCTCGATGAGGGCGTGCAGTACCCGATGGGTGGGTTCTGGCACCTGGTTGAGACTCTGGAAACGCTCGCCCGCTCTGGCGGGGCGCAGATCGTGACGGATGCCAGCGTCGAGCGCATAGAGACCGCCCCCCGGCGCGGCCGCGGCCGGCGCCGACACACGGTCACCGGCGTGACGTGGCGAGATGCTCACGGAGCCGAGCATCTTGAGAAAGCCGACATCGTCGTCTCCGGTGCGGATCTGCATCACACCGAGACACAGCTGTTGCCACCGCGGCAACGGACTTTCCCCCAACGGTGGTGGGACAAACGCACCAGCGGGCCGGGCGCTGTGATCGCCCTGCTCGGCGTGCGAGGCGAGCTGCCCGCACTCCCCCACCACTCGCTGCTGTTCACGACTGACTGGACGGCGAACTTCGACGCCATCTTCGGTGTGGACGCGCGTGTTCCCGATCCGGCGTCGATCTACGTGTGCCGTCCGAGCGCGACCGATCCCGGAGTGGCTCCTGCCGGGCATGAGAACCTCTTCGTCCTGATTCCGGTGCCGGCCGATGAGAGCATCGGGCGCGGCAGCTTTCACGGTTCGCCGTCCACAGCGGTCGAGAACGCGGTCGATGCAGCGATCGATCAGATCGCGTCGTGGGCCGATGTTCCGGACCTGCGCGAACGGATTGTCGTGCGCGAATCCATCGGCCCTGCGGACTTCGCGGCCGACTACCATTCCTGGCACGCCGGCATGCTCGGCCCCGCGCACATTCTGCGCCAGAGTGCCATGTTCCGCGCGCAGAACGCATCGCGAAAGGTCGAGGGCCTCTACTACGCGGGGTCCACGACGGCCCCAGGAGTGGGCGTGCCCATGTGCCTCATCAGCGCAGAGCTCGTGCTCAAGCGCATCCGCGGCGACCACAGCGCAGGCCCGCTTCCGACGCGCTTGAGCAGCGCCGCCCGCTCGGCGGATGCACGCGTGGCGGGAGCGGAACGATGA
- a CDS encoding phytoene/squalene synthase family protein — MAETVSQSVIRAYSTSFGLATRLLGRRHRTHVRNIYALVRVADEIVDGVASEAGLSGADQRAVLDAYVVETHRAMQTGYSSDLVIHAFAATARAAGIDETLTRPFFDSMRTDLLNAGTENTVFDPRAHAAYVHGSAEVVGLMCLRVFLRGQEVTESTRTRLEHGARQLGAAFQNVNFLRDLADDTERLGRSYLGNDRRLSDAEVLAWVARIRGQLADAKAVIPLLPRDARAAVRSAHALFGNLTDRIARTPAEQLYEKRIRVPDAIKTVLVARALFTTVKERDR; from the coding sequence ATGGCGGAGACCGTATCGCAGAGCGTCATCCGCGCCTACTCAACATCGTTCGGCCTCGCGACGCGGCTCCTGGGACGCCGTCACCGCACACACGTGCGCAACATCTACGCGCTGGTGCGCGTCGCCGACGAGATTGTCGACGGCGTAGCGAGCGAAGCGGGGCTGTCCGGGGCGGATCAACGTGCGGTGCTCGATGCCTACGTCGTCGAGACCCATCGCGCGATGCAGACCGGCTACAGCAGCGACCTGGTCATCCATGCGTTCGCCGCAACCGCCCGAGCCGCGGGGATCGACGAGACGCTGACCCGACCGTTCTTCGACTCGATGCGCACCGATCTGCTCAACGCCGGGACCGAGAACACCGTGTTCGATCCGCGCGCACATGCCGCGTACGTGCATGGGTCGGCCGAGGTCGTCGGATTGATGTGCCTGCGCGTGTTCCTGCGTGGGCAAGAGGTGACCGAGAGCACGCGGACGCGTCTGGAGCACGGCGCCCGTCAGCTCGGTGCGGCGTTCCAGAACGTCAACTTCCTGCGTGACCTCGCCGACGATACAGAACGCCTCGGACGCAGCTACCTCGGCAACGATCGCAGGCTCTCCGATGCGGAGGTACTCGCCTGGGTCGCGAGAATCCGCGGGCAGCTCGCTGATGCCAAAGCGGTGATTCCACTGTTGCCACGCGACGCGCGTGCCGCAGTGCGCAGCGCCCACGCATTGTTCGGCAACCTCACCGACCGCATCGCGCGCACCCCGGCCGAACAGCTCTACGAGAAGCGCATCCGTGTTCCTGATGCGATCAAGACAGTCCTGGTGGCGCGTGCCTTATTCACGACAGTGAAGGAGCGAGATCGATGA
- a CDS encoding polyprenyl synthetase family protein — MTSTVREPRQTSDPHDAVEAEIRALFSRSSGTAQAYGADFSRLWSLAGEHMQGGKLVRPRLLLDTYMALSQSTRGGWADTRSAVRVAAAVEALHYAFLLHDDVIDGDLYRRGRPNLIGELARTTADEARAGAVSHWAQAGGILAGSLLLSGAHQVFARIDAPAVERIRLLDLLDHTVFETTAGEFTDVGLSDGLVAPDLDTVLAMTRRKTASYSFELPLRAAAILAGAAPELEHALSAAGSHLGLAYQLQDDLLSTFGDAHEHGKDPYSDLREGKQTAIICFARLSGLWPYIAEDFGDPDLTLTSAERLRDRLRECGAEEFVSGLVQQQLAGFYDVLAATGTGAVPSAVREVLLALAERIEGRRS; from the coding sequence ATGACCAGTACCGTTCGCGAGCCGCGCCAGACGTCCGACCCGCACGACGCCGTCGAGGCGGAGATCCGTGCGCTCTTCTCGCGCTCTTCGGGAACCGCCCAGGCCTACGGCGCCGACTTCTCCCGCCTCTGGTCGCTCGCCGGGGAGCACATGCAGGGCGGAAAGCTGGTTCGACCGCGTCTGCTGCTCGACACGTACATGGCCTTGAGTCAGAGCACCCGGGGCGGGTGGGCCGATACCCGCAGCGCTGTGCGTGTCGCTGCAGCCGTCGAGGCGCTGCACTACGCGTTCCTCCTGCACGACGATGTGATCGACGGAGACCTGTACCGACGCGGACGCCCCAACCTGATCGGCGAGCTCGCGCGCACGACAGCGGATGAGGCGCGTGCCGGCGCCGTATCCCATTGGGCGCAGGCCGGGGGTATTCTCGCGGGAAGTCTGCTGCTCTCGGGCGCCCATCAGGTGTTCGCGCGCATCGATGCCCCCGCTGTGGAGCGCATCCGTCTGCTGGATCTTCTCGACCACACCGTCTTCGAGACGACGGCGGGCGAGTTCACCGATGTGGGCTTGAGCGACGGCCTCGTGGCGCCGGATCTCGATACTGTGCTCGCCATGACCCGCCGGAAAACGGCCAGCTACAGCTTCGAGTTGCCGTTGCGTGCGGCGGCGATCCTGGCCGGTGCCGCGCCGGAGCTCGAACACGCGCTCAGCGCGGCGGGGTCGCATCTGGGCCTCGCCTATCAGCTGCAGGACGATCTGCTCTCGACGTTCGGTGACGCGCACGAACATGGAAAGGACCCGTACTCGGATCTTCGCGAGGGCAAGCAGACGGCGATCATCTGCTTCGCCCGCCTGAGTGGGCTGTGGCCGTACATCGCCGAGGACTTCGGCGACCCGGATCTGACGCTCACCAGCGCCGAGCGCCTGCGAGATCGCCTGCGCGAGTGCGGCGCAGAGGAGTTCGTGAGCGGCCTGGTGCAGCAGCAGCTCGCGGGCTTCTACGACGTGCTCGCGGCCACGGGTACCGGAGCAGTACCGTCGGCGGTCCGAGAAGTCCTGCTCGCCCTCGCAGAGCGCATCGAAGGGCGCCGCTCATGA
- the idi gene encoding isopentenyl-diphosphate Delta-isomerase, with translation MAVHRTSPEGSAHPEGRVVLLNESGQAIGTADKEGVHNRATPLHLAFSCYLFDADGNVLITRRALGKRSWPGVWTNSFCGHPEPGEDLTSAVERRALQELGAQIRDVRLVDPDFRYRAVDAGGIVENEVCPVHRATVIGPLSPNPDEVMQWAWVAPEALLRSAELTPFAFSPWMILQVPALARMMETEGQAR, from the coding sequence ATGGCGGTCCACAGAACGTCCCCGGAAGGCAGCGCTCACCCCGAGGGTCGAGTGGTGCTGCTGAACGAGTCTGGGCAGGCCATCGGCACCGCCGACAAGGAAGGCGTGCACAACCGCGCGACGCCCTTGCACCTGGCGTTCTCCTGCTACCTCTTCGACGCAGACGGCAACGTGCTCATCACCCGGCGCGCGTTGGGCAAGCGCAGCTGGCCCGGAGTGTGGACCAACAGCTTCTGCGGCCACCCCGAGCCTGGCGAGGATCTCACGTCGGCCGTCGAACGGAGGGCGCTGCAGGAACTCGGGGCGCAGATCCGCGACGTCCGTCTCGTGGATCCGGACTTCCGCTATCGCGCTGTCGACGCCGGGGGCATCGTCGAGAACGAGGTCTGCCCCGTGCATCGAGCAACCGTGATCGGCCCCCTGTCGCCGAACCCCGACGAGGTGATGCAATGGGCCTGGGTTGCACCGGAGGCGCTGCTGAGGTCCGCAGAGCTGACGCCTTTCGCGTTCAGCCCCTGGATGATCCTGCAGGTGCCCGCACTGGCGCGCATGATGGAGACGGAAGGACAAGCGAGATGA
- a CDS encoding MarR family winged helix-turn-helix transcriptional regulator: MSKQEKGNATVLPSLYDVEKNDPDSALIDRTGVSPDHMQEIAAVMAALGRLREAEQRLSEASQRYMKLGRSDMRALHMLIVAQHAQTVVTPSAIAAHLNISTASTTKLLDRLEAAGHITRSPHPNDRRALAISITEETKEAAKQTVGRLQAKRFHAAARLTSEERATVVRFLEDMTEQITLRNEAWAQDEHTGAAAHRA, translated from the coding sequence ATGTCGAAGCAGGAGAAGGGCAACGCGACTGTTCTGCCGAGCCTTTACGACGTCGAGAAGAACGACCCGGATTCCGCTCTCATCGACAGGACTGGGGTGTCTCCTGATCACATGCAGGAGATCGCCGCCGTGATGGCCGCACTGGGGCGGCTGCGCGAAGCCGAGCAGCGCCTGTCCGAGGCGTCTCAGCGCTACATGAAACTGGGGCGGTCGGATATGCGCGCGCTGCACATGCTGATCGTCGCGCAGCACGCGCAGACCGTTGTCACGCCCAGCGCCATCGCAGCGCACCTGAACATCTCGACCGCGTCCACGACGAAACTGCTCGACCGACTTGAAGCGGCAGGCCACATCACGCGTTCACCGCATCCCAACGATCGCCGAGCGTTGGCCATCTCGATTACCGAGGAGACCAAAGAGGCGGCGAAACAGACGGTGGGGCGCCTGCAGGCCAAGCGTTTTCACGCGGCAGCGCGATTGACATCCGAGGAACGCGCCACCGTCGTCAGGTTCCTCGAAGACATGACCGAGCAGATCACCCTGCGCAACGAGGCCTGGGCGCAGGACGAGCACACGGGGGCCGCAGCCCATCGCGCGTAA